In Bacteroidota bacterium, one DNA window encodes the following:
- the kbl gene encoding glycine C-acetyltransferase, protein MAYSEKAQSFYENELTGIRKAGIFKEERFIKSQQAAKIKVEYPTGAPTKDVLNFCANNYLGLSSHPEVIAAAHKGLDERGYGLSSVRFICGTQDIHRELKNKLSEFLGMEDTLLFPSCMEANGGLFDVMLDKDDAMIADRLVHASIVDGMRLCKAQLYNYKHSDMAHLEEKLQETQHCRLRLIITDGVFSMDGDIVKLDKICELAEKYDAMVMVDDSHATGFIGKHGRGTHEHCGVMDKVDVITTTLGKALGGAAGRCVSGKKEIVEMCRQRARPYLFSNTVPPVVVAAAIKVIDIISKSTDRRDKLEANTTYFREKMIQAGLDIKKGDSPIVPVMLYNAKLAQDVARDLYDEGIYVVGFFFPVVPQGQARIRTQISADHEREHLDKAIAAFTKIGEKYKILGKKKEEIIAMYGM, encoded by the coding sequence ATGGCATACAGTGAAAAAGCGCAATCATTCTACGAAAATGAACTAACTGGCATACGTAAAGCGGGGATTTTTAAAGAAGAACGCTTCATTAAATCGCAGCAAGCGGCAAAGATAAAAGTTGAATATCCAACAGGTGCGCCGACTAAGGACGTGTTGAACTTCTGTGCTAATAATTATCTCGGTTTATCAAGTCATCCCGAAGTTATTGCAGCGGCTCATAAAGGACTTGATGAGCGAGGGTATGGACTGTCGTCGGTAAGGTTTATTTGCGGTACTCAGGATATCCACCGAGAGCTTAAGAACAAGCTCTCGGAATTTCTTGGGATGGAAGATACGCTCCTTTTTCCGTCCTGTATGGAAGCGAACGGCGGACTCTTCGACGTTATGCTCGATAAGGACGATGCGATGATAGCGGATAGACTTGTTCACGCATCGATTGTTGATGGAATGCGGCTTTGTAAAGCTCAGCTCTACAATTACAAGCATTCCGATATGGCACACCTCGAGGAAAAATTACAGGAAACTCAGCATTGCAGATTACGATTGATAATAACTGACGGTGTTTTTTCGATGGATGGCGACATCGTTAAATTAGATAAAATTTGTGAGCTTGCAGAGAAATACGATGCGATGGTTATGGTTGACGATTCACACGCAACCGGCTTTATAGGAAAACACGGAAGAGGAACGCACGAGCATTGTGGAGTTATGGATAAAGTGGATGTGATTACAACGACTCTCGGTAAAGCTCTCGGTGGTGCCGCGGGCAGATGTGTAAGCGGTAAGAAAGAGATTGTTGAAATGTGCCGACAGCGCGCGCGACCATACCTGTTTTCGAACACGGTACCGCCTGTTGTAGTTGCCGCAGCAATCAAAGTAATCGATATTATCTCCAAGTCAACAGACCGGCGAGATAAACTTGAAGCAAACACGACTTACTTCCGTGAAAAGATGATCCAAGCCGGACTCGATATTAAGAAAGGCGATAGTCCGATTGTTCCGGTGATGCTTTACAATGCAAAGCTTGCACAGGATGTAGCACGCGACCTGTACGATGAAGGTATTTATGTAGTTGGATTTTTCTTTCCTGTTGTTCCTCAGGGTCAGGCACGCATCCGGACGCAAATATCCGCAGACCACGAGAGAGAACATCTCGATAAAGCAATCGCCGCTTTTACAAAAATAGGTGAGAAGTATAAAATTCTTGGTAAGAAGAAAGAAGAAATTATAGCGATGTATGGGATGTAA
- a CDS encoding acyl carrier protein, whose amino-acid sequence ACSRRYKMTHSSTRRPKKEYLEEDSTTEVNENTKLISSGIVDSFSMVSLKMFLEKKFLVKIPDDKATPEAFDSVNNIINLLKEFTKI is encoded by the coding sequence TTGCATGCTCAAGGAGATATAAAATGACCCACTCGAGTACGCGAAGACCCAAAAAAGAATATCTCGAAGAAGATTCAACTACCGAAGTGAACGAAAACACGAAGCTCATTTCGAGCGGGATAGTTGATTCGTTTTCAATGGTATCACTTAAAATGTTCCTCGAGAAAAAATTCTTAGTCAAAATTCCTGATGATAAGGCAACACCCGAAGCGTTCGATTCAGTAAATAATATTATAAATCTTCTAAAAGAATTTACAAAAATATAA